One Acidobacteriota bacterium genomic window carries:
- a CDS encoding ECF-type sigma factor, with protein MEERSPKITQLLRAHERGEEGALSEAIGLIYGDLKRLAHRQLQSKPSREQLDTTALVHETYLRLAGHEGASWRDRHHFFAASATAMRHLIVDRVRERMAVKRGAGQRPITLDEEQPTLLRQSELALDVDAALEGLGRLDPRLVQVVECRFYAGFSAEETASVMDVSSRTVERYWQRARAWLRRDLDALRAADDR; from the coding sequence ATGGAAGAACGATCGCCGAAGATCACCCAGTTGTTGCGCGCCCACGAGCGCGGCGAGGAAGGTGCGCTTTCCGAGGCGATCGGATTGATCTACGGCGACCTCAAGCGTCTGGCCCATCGCCAGCTCCAGTCGAAACCGAGTCGAGAGCAGCTCGATACCACCGCACTGGTCCACGAGACCTACCTGAGACTTGCGGGTCACGAGGGCGCGTCGTGGCGGGACCGGCATCACTTCTTCGCCGCTTCGGCCACCGCGATGCGGCACCTGATCGTTGATCGCGTGCGCGAGCGGATGGCCGTCAAGCGCGGAGCCGGTCAGCGGCCCATCACGCTGGACGAAGAGCAGCCGACGCTGCTGCGTCAGTCTGAACTGGCGCTCGACGTCGACGCCGCTCTCGAGGGCCTGGGTCGCCTTGATCCACGGCTCGTTCAGGTGGTGGAATGTCGTTTCTACGCTGGCTTCTCGGCGGAGGAGACCGCATCGGTGATGGACGTGTCGTCGCGCACCGTCGAGCGCTACTGGCAACGTGCTCGAGCCTGGTTGCGGCGAGACCTGGACGCACTGCGAGCGGCGGACGACCGATGA
- a CDS encoding AAA family ATPase — MVGLTGPNAAGKGEVASFFEGHGFSVFSLSDIIREEAAAQGYPPEREHLIRIGNELRRQGGPGVLASRILPRLGGQAVVDSIRNPAEVEVLRQQPRFVLLGIDAPIALRFRRAMARARPGDSQTLEAFEAREAQENTHDPAAQQLTATFALADLRIDNGGDLEALHRRLTPLLTESFSR, encoded by the coding sequence ATCGTTGGACTCACCGGTCCCAACGCCGCCGGCAAGGGCGAGGTCGCGTCCTTCTTCGAGGGTCACGGCTTTTCCGTCTTCTCTCTGTCCGACATCATCCGTGAAGAGGCGGCAGCCCAGGGCTATCCACCCGAGCGTGAGCATCTGATTCGGATCGGAAACGAACTGCGTCGACAGGGCGGGCCGGGTGTATTGGCGAGCCGCATCCTCCCTCGACTGGGAGGCCAGGCCGTGGTCGACTCGATCCGCAACCCCGCCGAGGTCGAGGTTCTACGTCAGCAGCCCCGATTCGTGCTCCTGGGCATCGACGCCCCCATCGCGCTGCGTTTCCGGCGCGCGATGGCACGGGCCCGTCCGGGAGACTCGCAGACGCTTGAAGCGTTTGAGGCGCGAGAGGCCCAGGAGAACACCCACGATCCCGCTGCACAGCAACTGACCGCGACGTTCGCGCTGGCAGATCTGAGGATCGACAACGGCGGCGATCTAGAGGCCCTCCACCGGCGACTGACGCCGTTGCTCACAGAGTCGTTTTCGCGATAG
- a CDS encoding DUF3467 domain-containing protein, which translates to MSEQKKIKVKVPESVLPGVYSNQMVVSHTREEFVMDFANLFPPEGVINARVIVSPGHLKRLVRALSDNLARYEAKFGPVIEATPPDDVSLKN; encoded by the coding sequence GTGTCAGAGCAAAAGAAGATCAAGGTCAAGGTCCCGGAGAGCGTTCTGCCGGGTGTCTATTCCAATCAGATGGTGGTCTCGCATACGCGCGAAGAGTTCGTGATGGACTTCGCCAACCTCTTCCCACCGGAAGGCGTGATCAACGCACGAGTCATCGTGAGTCCCGGGCATCTGAAACGACTGGTCCGTGCGCTCAGCGACAACCTGGCCCGTTATGAAGCCAAATTCGGGCCGGTCATCGAGGCCACGCCTCCCGACGATGTCAGCCTGAAGAACTAG
- a CDS encoding MogA/MoaB family molybdenum cofactor biosynthesis protein, whose protein sequence is MAASGQTPHGEPDPGGSLGIAILTVSDSRTVAEDRSGDLIRDLADEAGHRMVRRGLVADQPEAIRGWVADAIQDDRVEAIVLTGGTGISPRDQTVDTVAKMLDRTLEGFGELFRMLSFEEIGPRAQLSRALAGVAHGTPIYCLPGSTAAVRLGMQRLILPVLPHVVGELRR, encoded by the coding sequence TTGGCAGCCTCCGGGCAGACGCCCCACGGCGAGCCGGATCCGGGGGGGAGTCTTGGGATCGCCATCCTGACCGTGAGCGACAGCCGTACCGTCGCCGAGGATCGATCCGGAGACCTGATCCGCGACCTCGCCGATGAGGCCGGACACCGCATGGTCCGGAGGGGGCTCGTTGCGGACCAGCCGGAAGCGATCAGGGGCTGGGTCGCGGACGCCATTCAAGATGACCGGGTCGAGGCGATCGTCCTCACCGGCGGGACCGGAATCTCTCCCCGGGATCAAACCGTCGATACGGTGGCGAAGATGCTCGATCGAACCCTCGAGGGGTTCGGTGAACTCTTCCGCATGCTCTCGTTTGAAGAGATCGGCCCGCGAGCCCAGCTGAGTCGCGCGCTGGCCGGCGTCGCCCACGGGACACCGATCTACTGCCTGCCGGGTTCCACCGCCGCGGTCCGCCTCGGAATGCAGCGGCTGATCCTACCGGTGCTCCCGCATGTGGTCGGTGAACTAAGGCGCTAG
- a CDS encoding PilZ domain-containing protein, with amino-acid sequence MWGRPKSTVMIVANQASTPSLRPGFLDEARLQMVDLDADCLQVAREARPGLIIEDVDADDTQRCLDLCQQLKTDPQTRGIPLVAVAFQGSEQQAREARADVVLRKPIVQSEYFDTICRYVRMPRRRENRHQINLRFQFEHDGRRGQAFSRDLSPYGAYLKTDFGVDVGEGGTTIRLHFRLPGDSREIHCLGDLRRAVPYRPGDAATAGFAVEFVKMDPRDLARMRAFLERGDRPV; translated from the coding sequence ATGTGGGGTCGTCCCAAGTCGACAGTGATGATCGTGGCCAATCAGGCTTCCACGCCGTCTCTACGCCCGGGGTTCCTCGACGAGGCTCGTCTCCAGATGGTCGACCTGGACGCCGATTGCCTGCAGGTCGCCCGTGAGGCCCGTCCGGGCCTGATCATCGAGGATGTGGACGCCGACGACACGCAACGCTGTCTCGATCTCTGTCAGCAACTGAAGACCGATCCTCAGACCCGGGGAATACCCCTGGTGGCGGTGGCCTTCCAGGGCAGCGAGCAGCAGGCCAGAGAGGCCAGGGCCGACGTGGTCCTGCGAAAGCCCATCGTCCAGAGCGAGTACTTCGACACCATCTGCCGCTACGTACGGATGCCCCGTCGCCGCGAAAATCGTCATCAGATCAACCTTCGTTTCCAGTTCGAGCACGATGGGCGGCGAGGACAGGCGTTCTCCAGGGATCTCTCGCCCTACGGTGCCTACCTCAAGACGGATTTCGGGGTCGATGTCGGCGAGGGCGGCACGACGATCCGACTTCACTTCCGGCTGCCGGGTGACAGCCGCGAGATCCATTGCCTGGGTGATCTGCGCCGCGCGGTCCCGTACCGCCCGGGGGACGCCGCGACGGCGGGGTTTGCCGTGGAGTTCGTGAAGATGGATCCGCGAGACCTGGCTCGGATGCGAGCGTTCCTGGAGCGGGGCGACCGACCGGTCTAA
- a CDS encoding CoA pyrophosphatase, with protein sequence MRFDDYLAALAQAQTRPLPATDAQILMAPEPRSGWEPGRIPEDCRAGAALLVVFPIDGWSHLLLTKRASHLRHHPGQVAFPGGELDADESITEAARREAHEEVGISVDEVRVDATLTPLHVPVSRYAIHPVLAHLKHRPTLVAAPDEVAQILEIPLGELARPDGRKIDLRERGDQTHRVPYLDVAGERLWGATAMIVAEWLVWIGYGDNPWQRRQSSPRG encoded by the coding sequence GTGCGATTCGACGACTACCTCGCCGCACTCGCACAGGCACAGACACGGCCGTTGCCTGCCACCGACGCGCAGATCCTGATGGCGCCGGAGCCAAGAAGCGGCTGGGAGCCGGGTCGCATCCCCGAAGACTGTCGCGCCGGTGCCGCGCTGTTGGTGGTGTTTCCCATCGACGGTTGGAGCCACCTGCTGCTGACCAAGCGTGCGTCGCATCTTCGTCATCATCCCGGTCAGGTGGCGTTTCCCGGCGGGGAGCTGGACGCCGACGAGTCGATCACGGAGGCCGCGCGGCGGGAGGCCCACGAGGAGGTGGGCATTTCCGTCGATGAGGTTCGCGTCGATGCCACGTTGACGCCGCTGCACGTTCCGGTCAGTCGGTATGCGATCCATCCCGTGCTGGCACACCTGAAACATCGACCGACCCTCGTCGCGGCGCCCGACGAGGTGGCGCAGATCCTCGAGATCCCACTGGGAGAGTTGGCGCGTCCCGACGGTCGCAAGATCGACCTTCGCGAGCGCGGCGACCAGACCCATCGCGTTCCGTACCTGGACGTGGCAGGCGAGCGGCTATGGGGTGCGACGGCGATGATCGTCGCCGAGTGGCTGGTCTGGATCGGTTACGGCGACAACCCGTGGCAACGCAGGCAGTCCTCGCCGAGGGGATGA
- a CDS encoding DUF1579 domain-containing protein — MKRPDLNPLLLFLTLLLACLPLMAQETEQPAEEPKLSRAQTMGQPSAAHEKIMAREGTWRVKAQMTMADGQVIENSGIMQSEASLDGRFLTSLFKGEFMGYPFLGRSVDGYDNETNKYVSLWFDNTSTQIVAYYGTSEDDGETITYFADTVDGETGEKVRLKSVHRAQSDSQHTVEEFRMSEGDEDWALTMRVISSR; from the coding sequence ATGAAACGTCCAGACCTGAACCCGCTACTGCTATTTCTGACCCTTCTCCTGGCCTGCCTGCCGCTCATGGCGCAGGAAACCGAACAGCCCGCGGAAGAACCCAAACTGTCACGGGCCCAGACGATGGGGCAGCCCAGCGCGGCTCACGAGAAGATCATGGCCCGGGAGGGGACCTGGCGGGTCAAGGCGCAGATGACCATGGCCGACGGCCAGGTGATCGAGAACAGCGGCATCATGCAGAGCGAGGCCTCCCTCGACGGACGCTTCCTGACGTCCCTGTTCAAGGGCGAGTTCATGGGCTACCCGTTTCTCGGTCGAAGCGTCGACGGCTACGACAACGAGACAAACAAATACGTCTCGCTGTGGTTCGACAACACGTCCACCCAGATCGTCGCCTACTACGGAACCTCCGAGGACGACGGGGAGACGATCACCTACTTCGCCGACACGGTCGATGGCGAGACCGGCGAGAAGGTTCGGCTAAAGTCGGTCCATCGTGCGCAGAGTGATTCTCAGCACACCGTCGAGGAGTTCCGCATGTCCGAGGGCGACGAGGACTGGGCTCTGACGATGCGTGTGATCAGCTCGCGCTAA
- a CDS encoding cytochrome-c peroxidase, translated as MRRRHTATILFTLSLVCLATAMADSTRPIEMARRAGSASRLLPPPASAEDFAGATPAKVDLGSALFFDKILSGNRNVACATCHHPLSHTSDGLSLPLGVGGRGLSVTRATGDQTDGVLERVPRNSPAIFNLGAVEFTVMFHDGRVRQDTAQPGGFLSPAGSDLPDGLDNALAVQAMFPVTSATEMAGRPEDSDVGGAAAAGVLAGPDGVWELLAQRLRDTPEYVAMFEVAYDDIVQPDDITFVHVANAIAAFEATQWRADNSPFDRYLRGERQALSISAQRGMRLFYGRAKCASCHAGTFQTDQEFHAIAMPQIGPGKGDGFDGHEDFGRERVTGDPADRYKFRTPTLRNVALTGPFGHAGAYGDLEAVVRHHLDPEQALEDYDPAQALLPARPDLDALDLAVQSDPARRAAIASANELDPVFLSEREFRSLIDFLHALTDPDSIDLRDQVPLRVPSGDTIAD; from the coding sequence ATGCGACGACGGCACACCGCGACGATCCTGTTCACCCTCTCATTGGTATGCCTGGCGACCGCCATGGCCGACTCCACGCGCCCGATCGAGATGGCACGGCGCGCTGGTTCCGCGTCGCGGCTCTTGCCCCCGCCGGCGAGTGCGGAAGACTTTGCCGGTGCCACGCCGGCGAAGGTCGACCTGGGTTCGGCGCTGTTCTTCGATAAGATCCTCAGCGGCAATCGAAACGTAGCGTGTGCGACGTGCCACCACCCGCTGTCCCACACGAGCGACGGTCTGTCGCTGCCGCTTGGTGTCGGCGGTCGTGGGCTGTCGGTCACGCGGGCGACCGGAGACCAGACCGACGGCGTTCTCGAACGGGTGCCGCGAAATTCACCGGCAATATTCAACCTTGGCGCCGTTGAATTCACGGTGATGTTCCACGACGGCCGGGTGCGGCAAGACACGGCGCAGCCCGGCGGCTTCCTCTCGCCGGCTGGCAGCGACCTACCCGACGGTCTCGACAACGCTCTCGCCGTGCAGGCGATGTTTCCCGTCACCAGCGCGACCGAGATGGCTGGCCGGCCGGAAGACAGCGACGTGGGCGGCGCGGCGGCAGCCGGCGTGCTGGCAGGTCCGGACGGCGTCTGGGAACTGCTCGCCCAACGATTGCGTGACACGCCCGAGTACGTCGCCATGTTCGAGGTGGCCTACGACGACATCGTCCAACCGGACGACATCACCTTCGTCCACGTCGCCAACGCGATTGCGGCGTTTGAGGCGACGCAGTGGCGGGCGGACAACAGTCCCTTCGATCGCTACCTGCGTGGTGAGCGACAGGCACTCAGCATCTCAGCACAGCGGGGAATGCGGTTGTTCTACGGCCGAGCAAAATGCGCGAGCTGCCATGCCGGCACCTTCCAGACCGATCAGGAGTTCCACGCGATCGCCATGCCGCAAATCGGACCGGGCAAAGGCGACGGCTTCGATGGTCACGAGGACTTCGGTCGTGAACGGGTGACCGGCGATCCGGCGGACCGCTACAAGTTCCGCACGCCGACGCTGCGCAATGTCGCGTTGACCGGACCCTTCGGCCACGCCGGTGCCTACGGCGACCTCGAGGCGGTCGTGCGGCACCATCTCGATCCGGAACAAGCACTCGAGGATTACGATCCGGCTCAGGCGCTGTTGCCCGCGCGCCCGGACCTGGACGCGCTCGACCTGGCAGTGCAGAGCGACCCTGCCCGGCGGGCCGCGATCGCCAGCGCCAACGAGTTGGATCCGGTCTTCCTCTCCGAGCGTGAGTTCCGCAGTCTGATCGATTTCCTTCATGCCTTGACCGATCCCGACAGCATCGACCTGCGAGACCAGGTCCCGCTACGAGTGCCCAGTGGAGACACGATCGCCGACTAA
- a CDS encoding serine/threonine-protein kinase, with translation MSNDRRRRIDRTFASALEVDPDERETWLRKHCAEDMELRREVEAMLRATEVEDAELTPGALAGGPLWQTIWSDDVAPSLPPPERFGRWRIDRELARGGMAVVYVAERDDPTLEQTVALKVLHGGGATDEALSRFEQERSILATLDHPNIAGLLDGGVADDGRPYLAMELVRGQPIDAWCESRGLAIDTRLRLVTQVGEALRYAHTNLVVHRDVKPSNVLVDERGTVKLLDFGIAKLLERGRFASEAPPTRRTMRVMTPEYASPEQVRGESITTASDVYQLGLLMYELLSGTRAQTLDDVSPSAIERICCEEDPPPPSTRVSRDSVVARSLRGDLDAIVMKALRKDPSDRYVSMDAFLDDIERYLAGLPIRARRPTIGYRLGKFVRRRRGLMVGVAAVIVALLAGLVATGWQARETARERDDARAQMLRAEQTHDFLLSLFEAADPDRTLGVEVTARQILEQGARRIEDELIDQPDARSDLQKTIGDVYFSLAAFDEAYTHYSQAFAAVGEDDPRAATLASRVAIAATELGRFEEASELLRRSLLARSRHFGSESAEVASVIVNLGNSLLEQRRFEEAETQFRDAERIFIETLGPDHPEVLLARHNLGRTLSKLDRHPEAEALFRKNRDAYLRLEEPHPAQAAMSAQEIATSLHRQERLVDAEPFYREALETRVRLYGDDHPATAATLNNLGVLLLDLERFDQADPVLQRALAARRTMFDGPHPLIAGTLGHLARVRMEQGEWSAAEVLLAESVTVYERTVGSEHSRTVKARERLSAARRLPADD, from the coding sequence ATGAGCAACGACCGACGCCGCCGGATAGACAGGACGTTCGCGTCGGCGCTCGAGGTCGATCCCGACGAGCGTGAGACATGGCTGCGCAAGCACTGCGCAGAAGATATGGAACTGCGCCGAGAGGTCGAGGCCATGCTCCGAGCCACGGAAGTCGAGGACGCGGAGCTCACGCCGGGTGCTCTGGCGGGCGGCCCGCTGTGGCAGACAATCTGGTCCGACGACGTCGCACCTTCGCTGCCGCCCCCCGAGCGTTTCGGCCGCTGGCGCATCGACCGCGAACTGGCTCGTGGCGGGATGGCGGTGGTCTACGTCGCGGAGCGAGACGATCCGACACTCGAGCAAACGGTGGCACTGAAGGTGCTCCATGGCGGCGGCGCGACGGATGAGGCCTTGTCGCGCTTCGAACAGGAGCGATCGATCCTGGCGACTCTCGATCACCCCAACATCGCCGGTCTGCTCGACGGCGGCGTTGCGGACGACGGCCGGCCGTACCTGGCGATGGAGTTGGTCCGCGGTCAGCCCATCGACGCATGGTGCGAGTCTAGGGGACTTGCCATCGACACGCGGTTACGGCTGGTGACTCAGGTCGGCGAGGCGCTGCGCTACGCACACACCAATCTGGTAGTTCACCGTGACGTGAAGCCATCGAACGTTTTGGTCGACGAACGCGGGACCGTAAAACTTCTCGACTTCGGCATCGCCAAACTGCTTGAGCGCGGCCGGTTCGCCTCCGAGGCGCCGCCGACGCGACGGACGATGCGCGTGATGACTCCGGAGTACGCCAGCCCGGAGCAGGTTCGCGGCGAGTCGATTACGACCGCTTCCGACGTTTATCAGCTCGGACTGCTGATGTACGAGCTACTCAGCGGTACTCGCGCCCAGACTCTCGACGATGTTTCGCCGTCGGCTATCGAACGGATTTGCTGCGAGGAAGATCCGCCACCGCCCAGCACCCGCGTGTCACGAGACTCGGTAGTTGCGCGAAGTCTCCGCGGAGACCTCGATGCGATCGTGATGAAGGCGCTGCGCAAGGATCCGAGCGATCGATATGTCTCCATGGATGCGTTCCTCGATGACATCGAGCGCTACCTGGCCGGTTTACCGATTCGTGCGCGGCGGCCGACGATCGGTTACCGCCTGGGCAAATTCGTACGGCGTCGGCGGGGTCTGATGGTCGGCGTTGCGGCGGTGATCGTCGCGCTTCTCGCCGGCCTGGTCGCTACAGGCTGGCAAGCCCGGGAGACGGCACGAGAGCGTGACGACGCGCGGGCGCAGATGCTGCGCGCGGAACAGACACACGACTTTCTGCTGAGTCTGTTCGAGGCGGCGGACCCGGATCGCACGCTGGGTGTGGAGGTGACCGCACGACAGATTCTTGAGCAGGGTGCCCGACGGATCGAAGACGAATTGATCGACCAACCGGACGCGCGTTCCGATCTGCAGAAGACGATCGGTGACGTCTACTTCAGTCTCGCTGCGTTCGACGAGGCGTACACGCACTACAGTCAGGCGTTCGCGGCCGTCGGCGAGGACGATCCGCGGGCGGCGACCCTCGCCAGCCGGGTCGCGATCGCGGCGACCGAACTCGGGCGTTTTGAGGAGGCAAGCGAGTTGCTGCGGCGCTCCCTACTGGCGCGGAGCCGACACTTCGGCAGCGAGAGTGCCGAGGTCGCGTCGGTGATAGTCAACCTGGGCAACTCGTTGCTCGAGCAACGTCGTTTCGAAGAGGCAGAGACTCAGTTTCGCGACGCCGAACGGATCTTCATCGAAACGCTCGGCCCGGACCACCCGGAGGTGCTGTTGGCCCGCCACAACCTGGGCCGAACGTTGTCGAAGCTGGATCGGCATCCGGAGGCCGAGGCCCTGTTCCGCAAAAACCGCGACGCTTACCTTCGTCTCGAAGAGCCGCACCCCGCGCAGGCGGCGATGAGCGCGCAGGAGATCGCCACTTCTTTACATCGGCAGGAACGGCTGGTAGACGCTGAGCCGTTTTACCGTGAAGCCCTCGAGACGCGGGTTCGGTTGTACGGCGACGACCATCCAGCGACGGCGGCGACATTGAACAACCTGGGCGTCTTGTTGCTCGACCTAGAGCGGTTCGATCAGGCGGACCCCGTCTTGCAGCGAGCCCTTGCCGCGCGACGGACGATGTTTGACGGGCCACACCCGTTGATCGCCGGGACCCTCGGACATCTCGCGCGGGTGCGCATGGAGCAAGGCGAGTGGTCTGCGGCGGAGGTTCTGCTGGCCGAGTCGGTCACGGTTTACGAGCGGACCGTCGGTTCCGAGCATTCACGGACCGTCAAGGCGCGGGAGCGTTTGTCAGCGGCCCGTCGGCTCCCTGCGGACGACTGA
- a CDS encoding leucyl aminopeptidase, whose amino-acid sequence MKIQLRKTGFSKAGNDLLVCFVGPKKKSPFGVEDAGVSRELAAALRKSRFRSDRWDQLAWNVGVGRTARRYLMLGLGAGRRTWADSVRIGAARAIREAARLRAGTIAVALPDGDDDGEILRAAMEGLGRGGYEFDRHLTDDDRKPNRVASVDIYCQGRRTSAEVVRRSRAHNDAVDLARDLVNEGPSRLTPQILARAAQKRSRESGLRCKVLGHAELKRLGMKALLEVTRGAKEPPRVVHMTYRPAKKTQGAKKLVLVGKGVTFDSGGLNLKPTEYMATMKSDMGGAAAVIAAMGALKAIGCKHEVHGLVGLVENLTGSNAYMPGDILDTYLGKTVEVGNTDAEGRLVLCDLLAYAAKTLRPDAMVDLATLTGAVVVALGPDASGLFTDDGDLREQLLEAADASGEKLWQLPLYRDYLQLLQHGPADLNNVGGRWGGAITAALFLREFVPRDLPWAHIDIAGPAFAERSAPDRAIGGSGAAVPTLIRWLESR is encoded by the coding sequence ATGAAGATCCAACTCCGTAAAACCGGATTCTCGAAGGCAGGCAACGATCTTCTTGTCTGTTTCGTAGGTCCCAAGAAGAAATCGCCCTTCGGTGTCGAGGATGCGGGAGTCTCTAGAGAGTTGGCCGCCGCACTACGAAAGAGCCGGTTCCGATCGGATCGCTGGGATCAATTGGCCTGGAACGTAGGCGTAGGGCGGACCGCCCGTCGCTACCTGATGCTCGGGTTGGGTGCAGGGCGTCGCACCTGGGCCGATAGTGTTCGGATCGGAGCGGCCCGGGCGATCCGTGAGGCGGCGCGTCTCCGAGCCGGGACGATCGCGGTGGCGTTGCCGGACGGTGACGACGACGGCGAGATCCTTCGCGCGGCGATGGAGGGTCTCGGGCGAGGAGGCTATGAGTTCGACCGTCATCTCACCGACGACGATCGAAAACCCAACCGTGTCGCCTCCGTCGACATCTATTGCCAGGGACGGCGGACCTCCGCGGAGGTCGTTCGACGATCCCGTGCACACAACGACGCGGTCGATCTTGCAAGGGATCTTGTCAACGAGGGTCCGTCGCGTCTTACGCCTCAGATCCTCGCCCGAGCCGCGCAGAAACGATCCCGCGAGTCGGGGCTGCGTTGCAAGGTTCTGGGTCACGCCGAATTGAAGCGACTCGGCATGAAAGCCCTCCTGGAGGTCACCCGAGGTGCGAAGGAGCCCCCACGGGTCGTTCACATGACCTATCGCCCGGCGAAGAAGACACAGGGAGCCAAGAAGCTGGTTCTGGTGGGGAAGGGCGTGACCTTCGATAGCGGGGGGCTGAATCTCAAGCCGACCGAATACATGGCGACGATGAAGTCCGACATGGGCGGGGCCGCCGCCGTCATCGCGGCGATGGGTGCCCTGAAGGCCATCGGATGTAAGCACGAGGTCCACGGCCTCGTCGGGCTGGTCGAGAATCTGACCGGCTCCAACGCGTACATGCCCGGAGATATCCTCGATACCTATCTCGGCAAGACCGTCGAGGTCGGCAATACCGATGCCGAGGGGCGGCTGGTTCTCTGTGATCTCCTGGCCTACGCCGCCAAGACGTTGCGTCCCGACGCGATGGTCGACCTCGCGACCCTGACGGGTGCGGTCGTCGTGGCGTTGGGCCCGGATGCGAGCGGTCTGTTTACCGATGACGGCGATCTGCGTGAGCAGCTTCTAGAAGCCGCAGACGCTTCCGGTGAGAAGCTCTGGCAGCTTCCCCTCTATCGCGACTATCTCCAGCTCCTGCAGCATGGCCCGGCAGACCTCAACAACGTCGGTGGGCGCTGGGGTGGCGCGATCACGGCGGCGCTGTTCTTACGAGAGTTCGTCCCACGCGATCTGCCGTGGGCCCACATCGATATCGCCGGCCCGGCATTTGCCGAGCGATCGGCCCCGGACCGTGCAATCGGTGGAAGCGGCGCGGCCGTGCCGACCTTGATCCGTTGGCTCGAGAGTCGGTAG